Genomic window (Desulfuromonas sp.):
CCCTTGTTGTCGGTAATCGTTTCGTAGGCGATGCAGACAGCGCTGCTTTTGAGCATTGCTCGGGTCAGCTCTTCCGAAGCGGCGAAGTGGAAGTAGGTGAAAACGACCTGCTCCGGACGGATCAGGTCAAATTCGCTTGGTTGTGGCTCCTTGACATGCATGACCATGTCGGCCCGGTCGAATATTTCATTCGGCGAACTGACGATTTCGGCGCCGGCGACGACGTAGGCCTCATCGTCGAAACCACTCCCGTTACCGGCGCCAGCCTCGACAAGCACGTCGTGGCCATGGGCGTTCATGATTTCGACTCCGGCCGGAGTCATGCTGACGCGATTTTCCTCGGTTTTAATTTCCTTGAGAACGCCGACGATCATTGAATGCCTCCCTTGTTGGTCGTGGATAAATATAATGATAACAGGTTTTTGGCGGGTTTATAATTTATTAAGTGGCGTTGAATGGTTGGTGTTGGATAGGGACGCTACCCGAAGTCGAGGGAAATGTCCCACTGAAGACAGATGACCGATGACCGCGCGGTCGCGGCCGCGCACTCCGCCATACTCTTTTATTGAGCCATAAAAGAGTATGCAGAAAACGGCTCCCTTGCCGGGGGGCTTTTTGTGCGATTGGGTTTGTTTCTGTTCAACTGTGCTGCCGGGGAGTTTGCCTTGAGGCAAACGCGGTAGGTCTCCGTGGCGGTTGCGGTCGGGCTGCGGTTCAGTGATCGCGCTGACGGTAGCGACCTCAAGAGCTCCGGGGGTAAGTCAAAAACTTCAATGGATTCCCGATCGGAGCCGAAGAGTTGAACGGGGACACTACCCGAAGTCGAGGGAAGTGTCCCCCTGACGAAAGCCTTTTTGACTGCTCCCACTACTTTTCCCGGGCCCCATGTAAGACCTCCGGGTGATGGCGGCGAATCCAATTTATCTTTTTCTACTTTTTGACACTTTCCCTCTGCCCTTGTGCCCCTTGTTTGCAATGAACTGCTCTTTCAGCTCCATCCTTCCGCAGATCTCCAGTGCTTCGAGTATATCCTTCCGGTTTTCTGGCAGGTGCCAGAGCAGCAGCGATTTCTGTAGCCGTTTTTCTTTGGCGTCACGGGGTACATGAATCCGCTCGCCGCTGAACGGATCCTTGCCGGTGTAATAAATACAGGTCGACAGCGAACCGGGCGTCGGGGTGAATTCCTGCACCTGCTCGACTCGCAGGCGGTGCTTTTTGAGGAAGAGGGCGACGTCGATCATGTCGTCGAGAGTGCAGCCGGGATGAGCGCTGATGAAGTAGGGGACAATGCCCTGCTTTTTTTTGAGGTCACGGCTACGATCGTAGAAACTGCGCAAAAAGCTTTCGAATGCTCTGGCGCCCGGTTTGCGCATGACGCGGGCAACATTGTCGCTGGTCGTCTCCGGGGCGACCTTGAGCAGGCCGCCGACGTGATGTTCAAGCAACTGGTTGAAGTAGTCGGATTGTTGCTCAAGCAGATCATAACGGATGCCGGAGGCGACGAACAGGTGCTTGACCTTTGGGTGGCGCGCGATTTCCCGCAGCATCTTGACCGCTTGCCGGTCCGACTTGACCAGGTGCCGGCAGCGTTGCGGATAGAGGCAGCTGCTCCGCCTGCACTTCGCTTCGGCTTCGGGACTGCCGCAGCAAAGTCCGTACATATTGGCAGTCGGTCCGCCGACGTCGCTGATCGTTCCCCTGAAGTCCGGATGTTCGCTCAACCGATCAACTTCACTCCGGATGGATTCGATCGAGCGCGACTGGATCGTTTTTCCCTGGTGATGGGTAATCGCGCAGAAGGCACAACCGCCGAAACAGCCGCGGTGGCTGGTGACCGAGAACTTGATCTGCTCGTAGGCCGGGATCTTTTCCCTGTAGGAAGGGTGTGGCAATCGCGAGAACGGCAGACTGTAAATCTGATCGAGCTGTTCTGAGCTCAATGGCCCGGGTGGCGGATTGACGATCACCCAGCGGTTGTCATGCCGCTGCGCCAGCGGTTTGCCGCTGGCCGGATTGGCCTGCTCGGCTGCCAGTTTGAACGCAAGATTGTAGTCACTGCTATTTTCCGCGGCCTGGTCAAACGGCGGGAGTTCGATTGCGTCTGGCCGGGGTGCACTCTCCAGCCGGGCTGTTCCGCGAAGATCATCGATGTTGCCGATCATCTCCCCTTCATGCATCCGCCAGGCAAGCTCCCTCAGGGCTGACTCGGCCATGCCGTAAAGCAACAGGTCGGCTTTGCTGTCAACCAGAATCGATCGACGGACCTTGTCGTCCCAGTAGTCGTAATGGGCCAGACGGCGCAGGCTCGCTTCGATGCCGCCGATCACCGTTGGCAATCCCTTGAATGCCCCTTTGACCGCGGCAGTATAGGCAATCACCGCCCGGTTCGGCCGGGCGCCGGGCCGGCCGCCCGGAGTGTAGGCGTCGTCCTTGCGGATTTTTTTGGCGGCGGTGTAGTGATTGACCATCGAATCCATGGCACCGCTGGAGACGGCGGCGAACAGTCGCGGGCGGCCCATTGTTGTGAATGCCTCCCGATTACGCCAGTCCGGCTGGGCGATGATGCCGACCCGGAAACCCTCTGCTTCGAGCATTCGGGCGAGCAGGGGGGTGCCGAAAGCGGGATGGTCGATATAGGCGTCGCCGGTGATAAAGAGGATATCGAGTTCAGCCCAGCCACGGGAGGTCATCTCGTGAGAGGTTGTCGGAAGAAATTGATGATTCATTCGAGCAAGGTAGCAAGGGTGTCTGAAAAAGGCAATGCAGCTGATTGCTGTCGGGATCACATCAAGGGCGTATTCGGTGATGGACTTTGCCCGGCGCTCGGACAATAATGACCGGATGCAACAGACAGACATTATAGTTGTCGGCGGTGGTCCGGCCGGGATGTTCGCCGCCGGGCATGCCGCCCTGGCCGGAGCGAAGGTGATCCTGCTGGAACGGAACCGGATGTGCGGCGCCAAAATCCTTATCACCGGCAAGGGGCGTTGCAACGTCACCAACAGCGAAGCCGACCCACGCAAGTTCGTCGAACGTTTCGGTCGCAACGGCAAGGCTTTTCTGACGGCACTTTATGCCTATGGTGTCGAAGATGTCGTCAACTTCTTTGAAGAACGGCAGGTTGCCCTGACGCGGGAGCGGGGTGGCCGGATTTTTCCGGCCAGAGGAGATGCCCGGGATATCAAGAAAGCCCTCGACTCTTTCCTCAGGGAGAGCGGTGTTGAGGTTGTCGCCCCGTGCCGGGTCGATCATCTTGTTGTTGACGAGGGCAAGGTGCTGGCCGCCGAAACGGGTCGCGGCCGCTTCCATGCCGAGCGGTTCATCATCGCGACCGGCGGGCTCTCTTATCCGGAGACCGGCTGTGACGGCGATGGCTATCGTTGGGCCGAAAACCTCGAACATCATCTGGTTCCGACCAGGCCGGCACTGGTCCCGGTCCGTCTGGCGGAAAACTGGACCGCCCGGGTGACCCGCCTCAACCTCAGGAACGTCGAAGTTTCGGTCTGGCAGAAGGGGAAGAAACTTGCTGCGCGGTTCGGTGAGGCCTTTTTTACCCGCAACGGCATTGGCGGCCCGATCATTCTTGACCTGAGCGGCTCGATTCGTGATGCACTTGCCGCCGGGGCGGTGGAATTGCGGCTCGACCTGAAGCCGGCCGTTAACGCCGAGATCTTTGATCAACGGCTGCAACGCGAGCTCAGCGACAACAGCAACCGCGACTTTCGCAATGCCCTCGGCAACTTGCTGCCGAAAGTAATGATCCCGATTTTTATCGAACTTTCGGCAATCGATCCAATGAAAAAATGCCACTCGGTGACCCGCGAAGAGAGAAAGAATCTGCTCTGTCTCTTCAAACAATTACCCCTGAAGGTCTCTGCCTGTGATGGCTACGACAAGGCAATTGTTACGGCCGGTGGTGTCAATCTCGGTGATATCGATATGCGCACCATGTGTTCGAAAAAAATACCCAACCTCTATTTTGCCGGCGAGATGATCGACCTCGATGGTCCGACCGGCGGCTTCAATCTCCAGGTCTGCTGGTCGACCGGATATCTCGCCGGGATCAGTGCCGCCGGCAAATAATTGGCTTAGCCGATATTCAATCGATAATTAAAGCGTTATAATAACTAGTGAGCTCCGACAGATACTCATTTTACCCTGGGGATTTGATATGTCCGATCGGGTCAAGCCTGTTTATCAGCGCACGGTTGAGGCTCTCCTGCGTGANNNNNNNNNNNNNNNNNNNNNNNNCAGTACGGGCTGAACCAGCTCGAAACAAAATCAGGCATCAATCCGCTGATGGTCTTTCTCGACCAGTTCAAGAGTTTCATTATCTATATCCTGCTGTTTGCCATTTTCTTTTCCCTGCTGATCGGTGAATATGTCGACTCGGTCATTATTCTTCTTATCCTTCTGGCGAATGCGTTGATCGGGTTTTTTCAGGAGCTGAGCGCTCACAAGTCTCTTGAAGCCCTGAAACGGATCAGCATTGCGCAGGCCAGGGTTCTGCGTGATGGTATTCGTAAAACGATTGAAGCAAAGGATCTGGTCCCGGGTGATATCGTCCTGCTTGAGGCCGGTGACAAGGTTCCGGCCGATTGCCGGCTGATTGCGGCGGTACAACTGCGGGTCGAGGAGTCGGCCCTGACCGGGGAATCACTTCCGGTTGATAAGAGTATTGAAGTGCTGGATGGAGACGTTCCGATCGGCGATCGGCGCAATATGCTTTTTTCGGCAACCACCCTGGCAACCGGAAACGCCCGGGCGCTGGTTGTCGCAACCGGCATGTCGACTGAACTCGGCAGGATTACTTCCTTGCTCAAGGAAACAAAAGAGGAAGCGACTCCCCTCCAGCGTCGTCTCGATATCTTTGGAAAGAAACTCGCATCTACCATTATTGGCATTTGTCTGGTGATCTTTATTATCTTTTTAAGCAAGGCCTATTTTGCCGAAACCCTTTCTGTCGAGGTGCTTGTTGCCCTGACCATTATCGCGATCAGTCTGGCTGTCGCCGCTGTTCCTGAAGCCTTGCCGGCAGTGGTGACAATTGCCCTGAGCGTTGGTGTTAAACGTCTGCTCAGTCGCCAGGCCCTGGTGCGCCGTCTCTCATCGGTCGAAACGCTTGGCAGCTGTGATGTGATCTGTACTGATAAAACAGGAACCCTAACCGAAAACCGGATGATGGTGCTGTATGCCTGGACGGCCGACGGTGAAACCATCCTGAACGGAAGCGGTTACGCCTTTGACGGAGAGATAGAGGGCTCTGATGCCAGCGATCTCTTCCGTTGTGGTCTGCTCTGCAACAATGCTTCAATTTACGAGGAGGCTGGCGACTGGCGTGTGGCCGGAGACCCGACCGAAGCGGCTCTTTTGACCAGCGCCGCCCGGGCCGGTGTTTCATCCGACGCAGAGCGCCTCGGCGAGATTCCTTTCAAC
Coding sequences:
- a CDS encoding alanine dehydrogenase; this encodes MIVGVLKEIKTEENRVSMTPAGVEIMNAHGHDVLVEAGAGNGSGFDDEAYVVAGAEIVSSPNEIFDRADMVMHVKEPQPSEFDLIRPEQVVFTYFHFAASEELTRAMLKSSAVCIAYETITDNKG
- a CDS encoding YgiQ family radical SAM protein, whose amino-acid sequence is MNHQFLPTTSHEMTSRGWAELDILFITGDAYIDHPAFGTPLLARMLEAEGFRVGIIAQPDWRNREAFTTMGRPRLFAAVSSGAMDSMVNHYTAAKKIRKDDAYTPGGRPGARPNRAVIAYTAAVKGAFKGLPTVIGGIEASLRRLAHYDYWDDKVRRSILVDSKADLLLYGMAESALRELAWRMHEGEMIGNIDDLRGTARLESAPRPDAIELPPFDQAAENSSDYNLAFKLAAEQANPASGKPLAQRHDNRWVIVNPPPGPLSSEQLDQIYSLPFSRLPHPSYREKIPAYEQIKFSVTSHRGCFGGCAFCAITHHQGKTIQSRSIESIRSEVDRLSEHPDFRGTISDVGGPTANMYGLCCGSPEAEAKCRRSSCLYPQRCRHLVKSDRQAVKMLREIARHPKVKHLFVASGIRYDLLEQQSDYFNQLLEHHVGGLLKVAPETTSDNVARVMRKPGARAFESFLRSFYDRSRDLKKKQGIVPYFISAHPGCTLDDMIDVALFLKKHRLRVEQVQEFTPTPGSLSTCIYYTGKDPFSGERIHVPRDAKEKRLQKSLLLWHLPENRKDILEALEICGRMELKEQFIANKGHKGRGKVSKSRKR
- a CDS encoding aminoacetone oxidase family FAD-binding enzyme encodes the protein MQLIAVGITSRAYSVMDFARRSDNNDRMQQTDIIVVGGGPAGMFAAGHAALAGAKVILLERNRMCGAKILITGKGRCNVTNSEADPRKFVERFGRNGKAFLTALYAYGVEDVVNFFEERQVALTRERGGRIFPARGDARDIKKALDSFLRESGVEVVAPCRVDHLVVDEGKVLAAETGRGRFHAERFIIATGGLSYPETGCDGDGYRWAENLEHHLVPTRPALVPVRLAENWTARVTRLNLRNVEVSVWQKGKKLAARFGEAFFTRNGIGGPIILDLSGSIRDALAAGAVELRLDLKPAVNAEIFDQRLQRELSDNSNRDFRNALGNLLPKVMIPIFIELSAIDPMKKCHSVTREERKNLLCLFKQLPLKVSACDGYDKAIVTAGGVNLGDIDMRTMCSKKIPNLYFAGEMIDLDGPTGGFNLQVCWSTGYLAGISAAGK
- a CDS encoding cation-translocating P-type ATPase translates to QYGLNQLETKSGINPLMVFLDQFKSFIIYILLFAIFFSLLIGEYVDSVIILLILLANALIGFFQELSAHKSLEALKRISIAQARVLRDGIRKTIEAKDLVPGDIVLLEAGDKVPADCRLIAAVQLRVEESALTGESLPVDKSIEVLDGDVPIGDRRNMLFSATTLATGNARALVVATGMSTELGRITSLLKETKEEATPLQRRLDIFGKKLASTIIGICLVIFIIFLSKAYFAETLSVEVLVALTIIAISLAVAAVPEALPAVVTIALSVGVKRLLSRQALVRRLSSVETLGSCDVICTDKTGTLTENRMMVLYAWTADGETILNGSGYAFDGEIEGSDASDLFRCGLLCNNASIYEEAGDWRVAGDPTEAALLTSAARAGVSSDAERLGEIPFNSERKMMSVLVSEQGHEVVYSKGALGSILDSCRMIMVDQEAVPLTAALRRTIEEQNRHYAGMAMRVLAFAFRKLDSEEEFSEDDLVFLGLQAMIDPPRPDVIESIARTQKAGIRVIMITGDYGETASAIGREIGLNGESLSGQEIERMDIDELKLALNRNTNIISRVAPEHKQRIVQALQESGNVVAMTGDGVNDAPALKKADIGVAVGSGTEVAKDASDFILL